One Fontisphaera persica DNA window includes the following coding sequences:
- a CDS encoding aldo/keto reductase, with product MKRRTFVKTTTVTVGGLALATPAALSAQPAPAAQPDVVAGMPRRLMGRTGLKVSIVGFSGFALNKYPQDECNKGVLRAFEQGVNYFDVAPAYGESEVRLGVALQQLKRDQYFLACKTKARDAKGAMQELERSLQRLKTDYFDVYQLHHLRQPAEVKQALGPDGCMEAILKAKEQGKVRFIGFSAHTTKAALEVMKGFKFDTVMFPINFVEYYGFGFGKDVLAEAKAQGAAVLAIKPMSTGLWPKGAAQTRQWWYRSAEAQDEVNLVMRWALSQEPVVSTFAPAFLDLIDKAIAAGKAFRPITDNEIVQLKELAAKCNVVFKREEDAVAWRHHGHEPGMSAYWEHLHA from the coding sequence ATGAAACGCCGCACCTTCGTCAAGACGACCACGGTTACTGTCGGGGGACTGGCCCTGGCCACGCCCGCCGCGCTCTCGGCTCAACCGGCGCCTGCCGCCCAACCTGATGTGGTTGCGGGCATGCCTCGACGCCTCATGGGCCGGACTGGACTGAAAGTTTCCATCGTCGGCTTCTCGGGGTTTGCCCTGAACAAGTACCCGCAGGATGAGTGCAATAAAGGGGTGCTCAGGGCCTTTGAACAGGGGGTGAACTATTTTGATGTGGCGCCGGCTTACGGAGAATCAGAGGTCCGGCTGGGCGTGGCGTTGCAGCAACTCAAGCGGGACCAATACTTTCTAGCCTGCAAGACCAAGGCACGCGATGCCAAAGGCGCCATGCAGGAGCTGGAACGTTCACTTCAGCGGTTGAAGACCGATTATTTTGACGTGTATCAGTTGCATCACCTGCGGCAGCCGGCGGAGGTGAAACAAGCGTTGGGGCCGGACGGTTGCATGGAGGCCATCCTCAAGGCCAAGGAGCAGGGAAAGGTACGGTTCATTGGCTTTTCCGCGCATACCACCAAGGCGGCGCTGGAGGTGATGAAAGGATTCAAGTTTGACACCGTGATGTTCCCCATCAATTTTGTGGAGTACTACGGTTTTGGCTTTGGCAAGGATGTTTTGGCGGAGGCCAAGGCCCAAGGGGCGGCCGTGTTGGCCATCAAGCCCATGTCCACGGGTTTGTGGCCCAAAGGCGCGGCACAGACCCGCCAATGGTGGTATCGCTCAGCAGAAGCACAGGACGAGGTGAACCTGGTCATGCGTTGGGCGTTGTCCCAGGAGCCGGTGGTGAGCACTTTTGCACCGGCATTTCTTGACCTTATTGATAAAGCCATTGCCGCGGGCAAGGCTTTTCGTCCGATTACGGACAACGAGATTGTTCAGCTCAAGGAGCTGGCCGCCAAGTGCAACGTCGTCTTCAAGCGCGAGGAAGACGCAGTGGCCTGGCGGCATCACGGGCACGAGCCGGGTATGTCGGCTTATTGGGAGCATCTCCATGCTTGA
- a CDS encoding NRAMP family divalent metal transporter, which translates to MANNSSPSTTGLPMTSKWDPAKIEQERQLLVELDQRPWWKRLGGYYKLTGPAWLQSAMTLGAGSATASVVAGAFFGYQLLWVQPAAMLLGVFMMAALANITLTKGERAYEIVRRELHPSVAFLWALATIIATIVWHFGQYALLGGAFKDLADVAAGVKTEDPSTALSPATETLVRLGGGLLILGINIVLTWNYGSKPKGIRLYETFLRWMIRLTMLAFLSVVLLQLVNSKLDLGGILRGFFTIRIPEGPGATTTILGALGAAVGINMTFLYPYSILAKGWGPQHKGLARFDLVLSLFVPYVVLTSLIIIGMASTVHNAAAGYGTVLPGNPTPADLKPIQAAQALAGLLGSSLGRIVFDLGFIGMACGAISAHMVCCGFTVCEMFKLEYTPARYKMFTLVPAVGLLGVLVKSPIWLPVVASALAFTVLPIAYISFLILNNKRSYLGDAVGRGWRRVAFNVVLVVAVIMALIGSAINIKDRVIDKIFPSQSSASPARKG; encoded by the coding sequence ATGGCAAATAATTCATCCCCAAGCACCACGGGTTTGCCCATGACGAGCAAGTGGGACCCGGCCAAAATCGAGCAGGAACGCCAACTTCTGGTGGAGCTGGACCAGCGCCCCTGGTGGAAACGGCTGGGAGGATACTATAAACTAACCGGCCCTGCCTGGTTGCAAAGCGCCATGACCCTCGGCGCCGGCAGCGCCACCGCCAGTGTCGTCGCCGGCGCATTCTTCGGTTACCAACTGCTGTGGGTCCAACCAGCCGCCATGCTGCTGGGCGTGTTCATGATGGCAGCCTTGGCCAACATCACCCTTACCAAAGGCGAACGCGCCTATGAAATTGTCCGCCGCGAACTGCACCCCAGCGTCGCTTTCCTCTGGGCACTGGCCACCATCATAGCCACCATCGTCTGGCATTTCGGCCAATATGCCCTCCTGGGCGGCGCATTCAAAGACCTGGCGGATGTAGCCGCCGGCGTGAAAACGGAAGACCCCTCCACCGCCCTCTCACCGGCCACCGAAACTCTCGTGCGTCTGGGGGGCGGCCTCCTGATTCTGGGCATTAACATCGTGCTCACGTGGAATTATGGCTCCAAACCGAAAGGCATCCGTCTCTATGAAACTTTTCTCCGATGGATGATTCGCCTCACCATGCTCGCATTTTTAAGTGTAGTCCTCCTGCAACTGGTCAATTCCAAATTGGACCTGGGCGGCATCCTGCGCGGATTTTTCACCATTCGCATTCCCGAAGGTCCCGGCGCCACCACCACCATCCTGGGCGCCTTGGGAGCAGCGGTGGGCATCAACATGACTTTTCTTTATCCTTACTCCATCTTGGCCAAGGGCTGGGGGCCACAGCACAAAGGACTGGCCCGCTTTGACCTGGTGCTTTCCCTGTTTGTCCCGTACGTTGTTTTAACTTCGCTCATCATCATCGGCATGGCCTCCACCGTGCACAATGCCGCGGCTGGCTACGGCACCGTTCTGCCCGGCAATCCCACCCCCGCCGACCTGAAGCCCATCCAGGCTGCTCAGGCGCTTGCAGGGTTGCTGGGCAGCTCGCTGGGACGCATTGTTTTCGACCTTGGCTTCATCGGCATGGCCTGCGGCGCCATCAGCGCCCACATGGTTTGCTGCGGATTCACCGTGTGCGAAATGTTCAAACTCGAATACACCCCCGCCCGTTACAAAATGTTCACCCTGGTACCCGCAGTGGGATTGCTGGGCGTGCTGGTCAAAAGCCCCATCTGGCTCCCCGTGGTGGCCAGCGCCCTCGCCTTCACCGTGCTGCCCATCGCGTACATTTCTTTTCTCATCCTGAACAACAAGCGCAGTTACCTGGGGGACGCCGTGGGACGGGGCTGGCGCCGCGTCGCCTTTAATGTGGTGTTGGTGGTGGCCGTCATCATGGCCCTCATCGGTTCCGCCATAAACATCAAAGACCGGGTGATTGATAAAATCTTCCCGTCGCAATCCTCAGCCAGCCCGGCCAGGAAAGGATGA